The following coding sequences are from one Granulicella sp. L56 window:
- the mobF gene encoding MobF family relaxase, with translation MLTISKSLSAGQARTYHAREFTSERQNYWSRDQQGHSEWQGRLAKEWGLGGNVGAEEFARLSEGRHPASDAQLVKHQPARTYENQYGKQITSSEHRAGWDATFSAPKSVSLTALVGGDDRVREAHRESVRVAVQELERYTQARIGNVHAPETTGRFIAATFEHDTARPVDGYAAPQLHTHAVVFNVTERENGQTRALQERSLFQSQQYATTVYRSELAMRLQGLGYEIERGKHGQPEIKGYSQEYLEASSPRRVQIKEHLHEIGREGAGAAQVAAHRTRDNKELHSPEEVLKQHRELAARFGHQADRVVAMAREPRHEVQPEKTAQQSVTYSRNHVFERSAVQDERAILQAAIDRSMGQASYSQVRQEFEQRVTRGEFRAIARSDGRAAPLYTTSEMIRMEREMVGHMQRGNQRGYDDPMLVSPQLRIWTEDRHPELNRSQRQAVDEIFLSREKIVGLDGVAGAGKTTTLAVVREGAEAQGYKIEGFAPTSRAAHKLAEAGMETSTLQRHLAKGTQPDTGEKRLYVLDESSLASTRQMHEFIERLHRNDRVLLVGDSRQHEAVEAGRPFAQLQEAGMRTATLNDIVRQRDPELKQVVEQLASGQVRAAVESLDQQGRVHQVEGHEERIGAIAREYAKSPAGTLVVSPDNRSRSEINQRIHDELQSRGLVSKQEYSVRTLVPRQELTGADRSWAQQYKVDDILRYSRSSKETGIEKGEYARVLAVNAKANTLTVVRGNGEQTTYDPRRQVGVSVYREDEKRFSVGDRIQFTAPSHDLKIANRDLGTVKGIGRDGTMLLRMDDERKVEFNPQQHPHVDHGYAVTSYSSQGQTAERVLVNVDTELAAKDLLNSRMAYVSISRGQFDAQIFTDNREKLPQALGHDVSHQSAYKPEQSIPKIPAKSVPALQQEPEISMGFGLSL, from the coding sequence ATGTTGACGATCTCTAAATCGCTGTCTGCTGGACAAGCCCGGACGTATCACGCGCGCGAGTTCACGTCCGAACGACAGAACTACTGGAGCCGCGATCAGCAAGGGCATAGCGAGTGGCAAGGGAGACTCGCGAAGGAGTGGGGCTTAGGTGGCAATGTAGGGGCTGAGGAGTTTGCTCGCTTGAGCGAAGGTCGGCATCCCGCAAGTGATGCGCAGCTCGTAAAGCATCAGCCCGCCAGAACCTACGAGAATCAGTACGGCAAGCAGATCACCAGTTCAGAACACCGTGCAGGGTGGGATGCGACGTTCTCTGCGCCCAAGTCTGTTTCGCTGACAGCCCTTGTGGGTGGCGATGATCGCGTGCGTGAGGCACATCGCGAAAGTGTTCGCGTGGCGGTGCAGGAGTTGGAGCGGTACACACAGGCTCGCATTGGTAATGTTCATGCGCCGGAGACAACGGGCAGGTTCATCGCTGCTACCTTCGAGCATGATACGGCTCGTCCAGTGGATGGCTATGCCGCGCCGCAGCTCCATACTCATGCTGTGGTCTTCAATGTGACCGAGCGGGAGAATGGACAAACACGCGCATTGCAGGAGCGCAGTCTCTTCCAGTCGCAACAGTATGCGACAACTGTGTACCGGTCCGAACTTGCAATGAGGCTGCAAGGCCTGGGCTATGAGATCGAACGTGGCAAACACGGGCAGCCTGAGATCAAGGGTTATTCGCAGGAGTATTTGGAGGCATCGAGCCCGCGCCGTGTGCAGATCAAAGAACACCTGCATGAGATCGGTAGAGAGGGTGCGGGCGCAGCACAAGTCGCTGCCCATCGCACACGCGACAATAAAGAGCTTCATTCACCGGAAGAAGTCTTGAAGCAGCACCGTGAACTTGCAGCGAGGTTCGGCCATCAGGCGGATCGTGTCGTTGCAATGGCACGGGAGCCGCGCCACGAAGTGCAGCCGGAGAAGACGGCGCAACAGTCAGTGACGTATTCACGCAATCATGTCTTTGAACGCTCCGCTGTTCAGGACGAACGCGCAATCCTGCAAGCAGCGATCGACCGGAGCATGGGACAGGCCTCTTACAGCCAAGTTCGGCAGGAATTCGAACAGCGGGTGACGAGAGGGGAATTCCGAGCTATCGCGCGGTCAGATGGCCGAGCCGCTCCACTGTATACGACCTCTGAAATGATCCGCATGGAGCGGGAGATGGTCGGTCACATGCAGCGCGGCAATCAGCGCGGCTACGACGATCCAATGTTGGTATCGCCACAGCTGAGAATCTGGACAGAAGATCGCCATCCTGAATTGAACCGTTCACAACGCCAAGCGGTCGATGAGATATTCTTGAGTCGCGAGAAGATCGTGGGCTTGGATGGTGTCGCCGGGGCAGGCAAGACGACGACCCTCGCCGTCGTCCGTGAGGGTGCCGAAGCGCAGGGGTACAAGATCGAAGGATTCGCGCCGACATCGCGCGCAGCCCACAAGCTTGCTGAGGCCGGCATGGAGACCTCAACTCTCCAGCGTCACCTTGCGAAAGGGACGCAGCCCGACACCGGAGAGAAGCGCCTGTATGTACTCGATGAGTCCTCGCTTGCCTCCACGCGCCAGATGCATGAATTCATCGAACGTCTCCATCGGAACGATCGTGTGCTGTTGGTTGGAGACAGCCGCCAACATGAGGCCGTTGAAGCGGGCCGTCCTTTTGCGCAACTACAGGAAGCCGGTATGCGGACGGCGACGCTGAATGACATCGTTCGGCAGCGCGACCCAGAGTTGAAACAGGTTGTCGAGCAGTTGGCGAGTGGCCAGGTTAGAGCCGCAGTCGAAAGCCTTGACCAGCAGGGCCGTGTGCATCAGGTAGAGGGACACGAGGAACGTATCGGGGCCATTGCGCGAGAGTATGCAAAATCTCCCGCCGGAACATTGGTTGTTTCGCCCGACAACCGTTCCCGCAGTGAGATCAATCAACGGATACATGATGAGCTGCAATCGCGTGGACTTGTGAGCAAGCAAGAGTATTCCGTGCGGACGCTTGTTCCGCGCCAAGAATTAACCGGCGCGGACCGCAGTTGGGCCCAGCAGTATAAGGTCGATGACATCTTGCGGTACTCGCGCTCATCGAAGGAGACCGGTATCGAGAAAGGCGAGTACGCCCGTGTCCTTGCTGTCAATGCCAAGGCGAACACCTTGACGGTGGTACGTGGAAACGGGGAGCAGACGACCTATGACCCACGTCGTCAGGTTGGAGTCTCCGTCTACCGGGAGGACGAGAAGAGGTTTTCCGTAGGCGATCGCATCCAGTTCACCGCGCCCAGCCATGACTTGAAGATCGCCAATCGCGATTTAGGAACCGTCAAAGGCATCGGGCGAGATGGAACGATGCTGTTGCGGATGGACGATGAGCGCAAAGTCGAATTCAATCCGCAACAACATCCGCATGTCGATCATGGGTACGCCGTCACCAGCTATTCCAGCCAAGGCCAGACGGCGGAGCGTGTTTTGGTCAACGTAGATACGGAGCTTGCTGCAAAGGATCTCCTCAACAGTCGCATGGCGTACGTCTCGATCTCGCGTGGCCAATTCGACGCGCAGATATTTACGGACAACCGGGAAAAGTTGCCACAGGCATTAGGCCATGATGTTTCGCACCAGAGTGCCTATAAGCCGGAGCAGAGTATTCCGAAGATACCGGCAAAGAGTGTGCCGGCTCTGCAACAAGAGCCTGAGATCAGCATGGGGTTTGGATTAAGCCTGTGA
- a CDS encoding 3' terminal RNA ribose 2'-O-methyltransferase Hen1 produces the protein MLLTISTTHQPATDLGYLLHKNPARLQTEELSFGKAYVFYPDASSDICTAALLVEIDPVALVRGRGPAGEGGQLEQYVNDRPYAANSFLSVALGRIFSTAMSGRSKDRQELAETAIPLIAHLTVIAARGGEDLVKRLFEPLGYSVEMQGSQLDDKFPEWGASPYVTLTLAGTVRLQDLLTHLYVLIPVLGNEKHYWVANDEIEKLLKRGEGWLGVHPEKDLIVSRYLKRQRSLTREALSRLLAEEAPSDEADQTPSVEPPVTERAPSLHDQRLQTVLSVIRDTGAKRVVDLGCGEGKLLKLFLSEKQFETILGMDVSWRSLETAKERLRLDELPERQRNRIELVQGSLTYRDQRLNGFEAAAIVEVIEHLDASRLATFERIVFEFARPTYVVLTTPNAEYNTIFETLPAGEFRHGDHRFEWKRTEFEGWASGVAERFGYGVRFEPVGPVDVEKGAPTQMAVFTQKEVAA, from the coding sequence GTGCTCCTTACAATTTCCACGACTCATCAGCCGGCAACAGATCTCGGCTATCTGCTCCACAAGAACCCAGCACGTCTCCAGACGGAAGAACTTTCGTTTGGAAAAGCCTACGTGTTCTACCCCGACGCTTCTTCTGACATCTGCACGGCGGCGCTGCTTGTCGAGATCGATCCGGTAGCGCTCGTACGGGGTCGGGGACCAGCCGGTGAAGGTGGTCAGCTGGAACAGTACGTTAATGATCGCCCTTACGCTGCGAACTCATTCCTCAGCGTCGCACTGGGGCGTATTTTCAGCACAGCAATGAGCGGACGGAGTAAGGATCGACAGGAGCTTGCAGAGACAGCGATTCCATTGATCGCCCACCTTACCGTCATCGCTGCTCGTGGCGGTGAGGATTTGGTCAAGCGTCTGTTCGAGCCGCTCGGATACTCCGTCGAAATGCAGGGATCGCAGCTCGACGACAAGTTTCCTGAATGGGGCGCATCCCCCTACGTCACCCTCACTCTTGCAGGTACCGTTCGGCTGCAAGATCTGCTCACACACCTCTATGTTCTGATCCCGGTCCTGGGCAACGAAAAGCACTACTGGGTAGCCAATGACGAGATCGAAAAGTTACTGAAGCGCGGCGAAGGATGGCTTGGTGTCCATCCAGAGAAGGACCTCATTGTCTCTCGATACCTGAAGCGTCAGCGGAGTCTTACGCGAGAAGCGTTGAGCCGTTTGCTGGCGGAGGAAGCGCCGAGTGACGAGGCAGATCAGACGCCTTCCGTCGAGCCGCCGGTTACGGAACGCGCACCTTCCCTGCATGACCAACGCCTGCAAACCGTGTTGTCGGTCATACGAGATACAGGTGCAAAGCGTGTGGTCGATCTCGGGTGTGGTGAGGGCAAGCTACTCAAGTTGTTCCTATCTGAGAAGCAGTTTGAGACCATCCTCGGAATGGATGTGTCATGGCGTTCATTAGAGACAGCGAAGGAACGCTTGCGATTGGACGAGCTGCCGGAACGGCAGCGTAACCGAATAGAACTGGTCCAAGGGTCGCTGACCTACCGAGACCAGCGGCTGAACGGGTTTGAAGCAGCCGCCATTGTGGAAGTCATAGAGCATTTGGATGCGTCGCGCCTGGCGACTTTCGAGCGCATCGTCTTCGAATTTGCTCGACCGACGTACGTCGTTTTGACCACTCCGAACGCAGAGTACAACACGATCTTTGAGACGCTTCCGGCAGGCGAATTCCGTCATGGCGACCACCGTTTCGAGTGGAAACGAACTGAGTTTGAAGGCTGGGCAAGTGGAGTAGCAGAGCGGTTCGGCTATGGAGTTCGCTTCGAACCTGTAGGGCCGGTCGATGTAGAAAAAGGTGCCCCAACACAGATGGCAGTCTTTACTCAGAAGGAGGTGGCGGCATGA
- a CDS encoding polynucleotide kinase-phosphatase gives MKISIPELSLVLLVGPSGSGKSSFARKHFLPTEVVSSDFCRALVSDNENDQSATGDAFDLLHEIVRKRLARGRLSVVDATNVQPEARKSLIALAKEFHLFAEAIVFDLSERVCQDRNVLRPDRQFGPHVIRNQSQQLRRSLRGLEREGIRHVFKLSSPEEVDAVTIERHPLWNNKKAEHGPFDVIGDVHGCFDELIELMAQLGYTVNQTDGAYSVSSSGERKLVFVGDLVDRGPGTVQVLRLVSSMVQSGQAFCVPGNHDMKLVRALRGRDVKHTHGLAETMEQLGNESNEFRVEVAKFLDGLVSHYVFDDGKLVVAHAGLKESMHGRGSGAVREFALFGETTGETDEFGLPIRYNWAADYRGKALVVYGHTPVPEPLFLNNTVNIDTGCVFGGRLTALRYPEREIVSVKAHQTYYEPACPFLPETTESQRPLQHAQDDVLDLADVVGKRLIDTRLKPKITIREENAIAALEVMSRFASDPKWLIYLPPTMSPTETSKHENLLEHPDEAFAFYRKEGIATVVCEQKHMGSRAVVVLCKDETVSQKRFGVVQASLGTVYTRTGRRFFTDEALEHQFLARLQSAVERSGLWKELATDWLCLDCELMPWSAKAQELLQKQYAPVGNAGVHALRAESELITKASLHVPGLESLSVQTAKRLSAVEHYTTAYRQYCWPVGSLADLKLAPFHILASEGAVHTDKPHTWHIETIAKLCGADPEILLATPFKIVDLHDEAGTADAVAWWTQMTAEGREGMVVKPLNFIAEGRRGITQPAIKCRGAEYLRIIYGPEYLLPENLERLRSRNVGAKRSLASREFALGIEALERFVRKEPLRLTHECVFGVLALESEPIDPRL, from the coding sequence ATGAAGATCAGCATTCCAGAATTGTCGCTTGTCCTCCTGGTTGGCCCTTCGGGCTCTGGCAAGTCTTCGTTCGCGCGTAAGCACTTCCTGCCCACCGAGGTTGTCTCCTCCGACTTCTGCCGCGCGCTTGTTTCCGATAATGAAAACGACCAGTCTGCGACCGGAGATGCTTTCGACCTGCTGCACGAGATCGTCCGCAAGCGCCTCGCTCGTGGCCGCCTGAGCGTAGTCGATGCGACCAACGTCCAGCCAGAGGCACGGAAGTCTCTGATCGCTCTGGCAAAAGAGTTTCATCTCTTTGCCGAGGCGATTGTCTTCGATCTCTCGGAGCGCGTGTGCCAGGACCGCAACGTGCTTCGTCCCGACCGGCAGTTCGGGCCGCACGTCATTCGCAACCAGTCGCAGCAACTCCGGCGTTCTCTGCGCGGATTGGAACGCGAAGGCATCCGCCACGTCTTCAAGCTCTCAAGCCCCGAGGAAGTGGACGCCGTAACCATCGAACGTCACCCACTCTGGAATAACAAGAAGGCCGAGCACGGCCCATTCGACGTCATTGGAGACGTTCATGGGTGCTTCGATGAGCTTATCGAGCTTATGGCCCAGCTCGGCTACACGGTGAATCAAACCGATGGGGCGTATTCGGTTTCGTCCTCCGGCGAGCGCAAGCTAGTCTTTGTGGGCGACCTTGTTGATCGCGGCCCAGGAACTGTTCAGGTACTTCGTCTCGTTTCAAGCATGGTGCAATCTGGACAAGCATTCTGTGTTCCGGGCAATCACGACATGAAGCTCGTCAGAGCATTGCGAGGCCGAGATGTGAAGCATACGCACGGTCTTGCGGAGACGATGGAACAACTCGGAAACGAGTCGAATGAGTTCCGCGTCGAGGTCGCCAAGTTCCTTGATGGCCTTGTCAGCCACTATGTCTTCGACGACGGAAAGCTGGTCGTTGCCCACGCTGGCCTGAAGGAGTCAATGCATGGTCGCGGATCAGGAGCAGTGCGCGAGTTTGCCCTCTTCGGCGAAACAACTGGAGAAACGGACGAGTTCGGCCTGCCTATTCGCTACAACTGGGCAGCGGACTATCGCGGGAAGGCTCTAGTGGTCTATGGACACACGCCCGTTCCCGAGCCGCTCTTTCTCAACAACACGGTCAATATTGATACCGGCTGTGTCTTCGGTGGCCGACTCACAGCGCTGCGCTATCCCGAGCGCGAGATCGTATCGGTCAAAGCGCATCAGACATACTACGAGCCTGCCTGTCCCTTCCTGCCCGAAACGACCGAGAGTCAGCGGCCCTTGCAGCACGCACAGGATGATGTACTCGACCTTGCCGATGTGGTCGGTAAACGTCTCATCGACACACGGCTGAAGCCGAAGATCACGATTCGGGAGGAGAATGCGATTGCGGCGCTTGAAGTCATGAGCCGGTTCGCAAGTGACCCCAAGTGGCTCATCTATCTTCCGCCGACGATGTCACCCACCGAGACAAGTAAGCACGAGAATCTGCTGGAACATCCGGACGAGGCATTCGCCTTCTACCGCAAGGAAGGGATCGCCACCGTTGTTTGCGAACAGAAACACATGGGATCTCGCGCTGTCGTTGTCCTCTGCAAAGACGAGACCGTATCTCAGAAACGCTTCGGCGTCGTCCAAGCGTCACTCGGAACGGTGTATACCCGCACCGGTCGCCGCTTCTTCACCGATGAAGCCTTGGAGCATCAGTTTCTCGCGCGCTTGCAATCAGCAGTCGAGAGGTCCGGGCTATGGAAAGAACTCGCGACGGATTGGCTCTGCCTGGATTGCGAGCTGATGCCGTGGTCTGCGAAGGCGCAGGAGTTGCTCCAGAAGCAGTATGCGCCTGTCGGCAATGCCGGCGTCCATGCATTGCGAGCTGAGAGTGAACTGATCACTAAGGCTTCACTGCACGTACCGGGCTTGGAATCGCTCTCTGTACAAACCGCTAAAAGACTCAGTGCTGTCGAGCATTACACCACGGCCTATCGGCAATACTGCTGGCCGGTCGGTTCGCTGGCCGATCTCAAACTTGCACCATTCCACATCCTGGCAAGTGAAGGCGCGGTCCATACCGACAAGCCGCACACTTGGCACATAGAGACAATTGCCAAGCTCTGCGGGGCGGATCCGGAGATATTGCTCGCTACCCCGTTCAAGATCGTCGATCTTCACGATGAGGCGGGCACTGCGGATGCAGTCGCCTGGTGGACGCAGATGACGGCTGAAGGCCGAGAAGGCATGGTCGTTAAACCGCTCAACTTCATCGCTGAAGGCCGACGCGGGATCACCCAGCCAGCCATAAAGTGCCGGGGTGCCGAATACCTTCGCATCATCTACGGCCCAGAGTATCTCCTGCCGGAGAACCTTGAACGCCTTCGTTCAAGGAACGTGGGAGCCAAGCGCTCCCTCGCCAGCCGGGAGTTTGCACTTGGCATCGAGGCGCTTGAGCGGTTCGTTCGCAAGGAGCCCTTGCGCCTCACTCATGAGTGCGTCTTCGGAGTTCTAGCACTGGAAAGTGAACCAATTGACCCGAGACTCTAA
- a CDS encoding WG repeat-containing protein — MKQVWIAMLMIWALKGIVSGQSTTKSVRKIELHSGWGGLGTPQNSTVIIRRANGRYLRNGMPIDAALVDAFISALDAPTVAKPQMENLGVTSIWLRNNLHLAEKAVSGSFADATPTQRSLFESSFVNPTLMAKVVSDLFSYSSFDDNPYASGEVTFDDGSMLTAKTHSYYVFMIPWTISDRGDTFNAAISRTFSALLPTKTTNKQRLVADEFVSKLGETLLQRIEPEWKMRGVEDRAGNALKSLRTAYTVKAADINPYHDVAFGRRWDEKGPHETNLQATLHKPSFPPNLNEHLVLQYEQDKVQGLDQFLASGGKYESLVLSVPWLKEYLGQHPSETVTLEHVHQLSFSNHALESFASDMKARGREDLIPTVQAQQPQIALLHVGFVYWLLFPDKHMLLWRFEGPRGFLKWNPSDFPAGKCGEYYRVNNGGCSGREISPDGELLPDHEPNDVACMTSFRKTLDPNLPKAEALFPVTQHDHSGFIDKDGRVRVPLCFDAVGEFSEGMASFERDGVKGYLDESGTVVIQPRFPWAEAFSEGLAKVQVSGTVLGYDGKWGFINRKGENVIAPVYGWQTEQDGTEQAFHNGRAKIEVNGKSGYIDKNGTMVIPPQFSLAYPFSEGLAAVTKAESMDTDWGYVDSTGKWVIPPSFDWATSFNEGLAAVNRKHDCGFIAPSGKRVIHPPVAPGEKDCATVWGDFSEHLARWKFGDKYGFINQAGEVVIKPAFSFVHSFSEGLAAVQIAGGWGYVDKTAQLVIEPRDLTRAEDFHHGLALVVTRDGRWGYINKAGKYVWGPSRQGSD, encoded by the coding sequence ATGAAGCAAGTTTGGATTGCGATGTTGATGATTTGGGCACTGAAAGGCATCGTGTCCGGCCAGTCGACCACCAAATCTGTTCGAAAAATCGAGTTGCACTCCGGGTGGGGTGGGCTTGGAACACCGCAAAACTCTACGGTGATCATTCGCAGAGCGAACGGCCGATACCTGAGAAACGGAATGCCGATTGATGCGGCTCTGGTCGATGCCTTTATTTCAGCTCTCGACGCCCCCACCGTTGCAAAGCCCCAGATGGAGAATCTGGGGGTCACATCGATTTGGCTAAGAAACAATCTTCACCTGGCAGAAAAGGCTGTATCGGGCAGTTTTGCTGATGCGACGCCCACACAGAGATCCCTTTTCGAGTCCTCCTTCGTAAATCCAACGCTGATGGCGAAAGTGGTTTCCGATTTGTTCTCGTATTCGAGTTTCGACGACAACCCATATGCCAGCGGTGAAGTGACCTTCGACGATGGGTCCATGCTTACAGCGAAGACCCATTCCTACTACGTGTTCATGATCCCATGGACGATCTCGGATCGAGGGGACACGTTCAATGCGGCGATATCGCGAACATTTTCGGCTTTGCTACCTACGAAGACGACGAACAAGCAGCGTCTCGTTGCAGACGAATTCGTCTCAAAGCTCGGCGAAACGCTTTTGCAACGAATCGAACCAGAATGGAAAATGCGTGGAGTTGAAGACCGGGCCGGCAACGCACTTAAGTCACTTCGCACCGCCTACACCGTGAAGGCTGCGGATATCAATCCGTACCACGACGTTGCATTTGGACGCCGGTGGGATGAAAAAGGTCCCCATGAAACGAACTTGCAGGCCACACTGCACAAGCCAAGTTTCCCGCCAAACTTGAATGAGCACCTTGTGCTCCAATACGAGCAAGACAAGGTTCAGGGCCTCGATCAATTCCTAGCGTCTGGAGGCAAGTACGAGTCTCTTGTTCTCTCCGTTCCATGGCTCAAGGAATACTTGGGTCAGCATCCCTCCGAGACAGTGACCCTCGAACACGTTCACCAACTCTCCTTCAGCAACCACGCGTTAGAAAGTTTTGCGAGCGATATGAAGGCTAGGGGGCGCGAGGATCTCATTCCGACTGTGCAAGCTCAGCAGCCACAAATTGCGCTCCTCCACGTGGGCTTTGTCTATTGGCTGCTCTTTCCGGACAAGCATATGCTGCTATGGCGTTTTGAGGGGCCGCGCGGGTTTCTAAAGTGGAACCCTAGCGACTTTCCAGCCGGGAAATGTGGTGAGTATTATCGGGTCAACAATGGCGGTTGCTCTGGCAGGGAAATCTCACCAGACGGTGAGCTTCTCCCCGATCATGAGCCGAACGATGTGGCCTGCATGACCAGCTTCAGGAAGACACTAGATCCAAATCTTCCGAAAGCAGAGGCTCTATTTCCGGTAACCCAACATGACCATAGTGGCTTCATCGATAAGGACGGGCGAGTGCGCGTACCGCTGTGCTTCGATGCCGTTGGCGAATTCTCTGAAGGGATGGCGTCCTTTGAGCGTGACGGTGTTAAAGGATATCTCGATGAATCTGGGACCGTGGTCATTCAGCCTCGCTTTCCTTGGGCTGAAGCCTTCTCTGAAGGACTCGCTAAGGTCCAGGTGTCGGGGACGGTTCTCGGCTACGACGGCAAGTGGGGTTTCATCAACAGGAAAGGCGAAAATGTTATTGCGCCAGTGTATGGGTGGCAGACGGAGCAGGACGGTACAGAGCAGGCTTTCCATAACGGTCGCGCGAAGATCGAGGTGAACGGGAAGAGCGGATACATCGACAAGAACGGCACAATGGTCATTCCACCGCAATTCAGCCTAGCCTACCCTTTCAGCGAGGGTCTTGCGGCGGTGACCAAGGCAGAATCAATGGATACAGACTGGGGCTATGTGGATTCCACCGGAAAGTGGGTCATCCCGCCATCATTCGATTGGGCCACATCTTTCAATGAAGGTCTCGCAGCGGTAAATCGAAAGCATGACTGTGGTTTCATCGCTCCTTCCGGCAAACGGGTTATACATCCTCCCGTTGCGCCAGGCGAAAAGGATTGTGCGACAGTATGGGGTGACTTCAGCGAGCACTTAGCCCGCTGGAAGTTTGGCGACAAGTACGGATTCATTAACCAAGCTGGCGAGGTCGTCATCAAGCCTGCGTTCAGCTTTGTTCATTCGTTCTCCGAGGGACTGGCGGCAGTCCAGATTGCAGGCGGGTGGGGATACGTGGACAAGACTGCGCAACTCGTCATCGAGCCCAGAGATCTGACCCGGGCCGAGGATTTCCATCACGGCTTGGCCCTGGTTGTGACCCGGGACGGCAGATGGGGCTACATCAACAAAGCAGGCAAATACGTGTGGGGGCCGTCTCGCCAAGGCAGCGACTAG
- a CDS encoding Fic family protein has translation MYPITNIAITPEILKLIAEIDEFKGRWTVIETLAPEKLTTLRRIATIESVGSSTRIEGSKLSDADVEKLLSGLHTKSFASRDEEEVAGYADAMDMIFEGYEAIASTENHIKQLHGVLLKYSSKDQDHRGQYKTVTNHVEAFGPDGKSLGVVFETATPFETPGWMKDLVDWFNRAVEEESHHPLILIGIFIVVFLAIHPFKDGNGRLSRALTTLLLLRAGYSYVPYSSMEGVVEQNKDSYYLALRRTQQTIRKEEQNWEAWVVFFLKTMAKQKDNLAAKVKEEQALRSSLAALSRQILELAKTRGEVTVKEIEDSTGANRNTIKVHVKKLAEQQYLRQVGQGRGARYTIK, from the coding sequence ATGTACCCCATCACCAACATTGCGATCACCCCGGAGATCCTCAAGCTCATCGCCGAGATCGACGAGTTTAAGGGGCGCTGGACCGTCATTGAAACCCTCGCCCCGGAAAAACTGACTACCTTGCGGCGAATCGCCACGATTGAGAGCGTGGGGTCGTCCACCCGTATTGAGGGGTCAAAGCTCAGCGATGCGGATGTGGAGAAGCTACTCTCCGGGCTGCATACCAAATCCTTTGCAAGCCGCGATGAGGAAGAAGTCGCGGGCTATGCCGATGCGATGGACATGATTTTCGAGGGATACGAGGCTATCGCTTCGACCGAGAATCACATCAAGCAGCTCCACGGCGTCCTCCTCAAGTACAGTTCCAAGGATCAGGATCATCGCGGCCAGTATAAGACCGTCACAAACCACGTGGAGGCGTTCGGACCTGACGGCAAGAGTCTGGGCGTTGTCTTCGAGACGGCGACCCCGTTTGAAACGCCGGGATGGATGAAGGACCTTGTCGACTGGTTCAACCGCGCCGTGGAAGAGGAGAGCCATCACCCGCTGATCCTCATTGGGATCTTCATTGTGGTGTTCCTCGCTATCCATCCGTTCAAAGACGGCAATGGCAGGCTATCGCGTGCGCTTACGACCTTACTATTGCTACGCGCCGGGTACAGCTACGTCCCCTACAGCTCTATGGAAGGCGTGGTTGAGCAGAATAAGGATAGCTACTACCTGGCCCTCCGGAGAACTCAACAAACGATCCGCAAGGAAGAACAGAACTGGGAGGCTTGGGTGGTCTTCTTCCTGAAGACGATGGCTAAGCAGAAAGATAATCTCGCCGCGAAGGTGAAGGAGGAGCAGGCGCTTCGCTCATCTTTGGCCGCCCTTTCCCGTCAGATTTTGGAGCTGGCGAAAACGCGCGGCGAAGTCACCGTCAAGGAAATTGAGGACTCGACCGGCGCGAACCGCAACACCATTAAGGTGCATGTCAAGAAGCTGGCAGAGCAACAATATCTGCGTCAGGTCGGGCAGGGGCGCGGGGCACGCTACACGATCAAGTAG